A stretch of the Sphingobacterium thalpophilum genome encodes the following:
- a CDS encoding class I SAM-dependent rRNA methyltransferase, producing MKSVYLNKGKDKAAWQLHPWIFSGAIKSLSDKIDDGEVVGVYNVEREFIAYGLFHNSSRVAIRLLEWNPQVVIDADWWRTRIRKAVGARQHLLTDGETNTVRLVFAEADFLPGLIVDKYADFISIQVHSVGVERVKEIIIAELNALLKPKGIYERSDLKSREHEGLPDTNGLLSGELPPEFVDVIENGIHYKVNIIDGQKSGFYCDQRENRLLAAQYAVGKRVLDCFCYSGGFTLNSLKAGASQVISVDSSALAIETLEKNVTENGFGAGRHEAILSDVNKQLRKFIDAGEKFDVIVLDPPKYAPSRSALERASRAYKDLNRRGLMLLQSGGLLATFSCSGAMDMDTFKQVLAWAALDAGKEIQFIRQFHQPEDHPVRASFPEGEYLKGLLVRVL from the coding sequence GGGGTTTATAATGTCGAACGCGAGTTTATTGCCTATGGACTCTTTCATAACAGTTCGCGCGTGGCGATCCGGCTTCTGGAATGGAACCCGCAGGTGGTCATCGATGCTGACTGGTGGCGCACGCGCATCCGGAAAGCTGTTGGGGCGAGGCAGCATCTATTGACCGATGGTGAGACGAATACTGTACGTCTTGTTTTCGCCGAAGCCGATTTTCTTCCCGGTCTTATTGTCGATAAATATGCAGATTTTATATCCATTCAAGTCCATTCTGTAGGCGTAGAGCGAGTCAAAGAAATTATAATAGCGGAATTAAATGCGTTGTTGAAGCCCAAGGGCATTTATGAAAGAAGTGACTTAAAATCCCGGGAGCATGAAGGGTTGCCGGATACGAATGGACTTTTGTCAGGCGAGCTGCCGCCCGAATTTGTTGATGTAATCGAAAACGGTATCCATTATAAAGTAAATATCATCGATGGACAGAAGTCAGGATTTTACTGTGACCAGAGGGAAAACCGATTGCTGGCCGCACAATATGCCGTGGGCAAGCGGGTGCTGGATTGCTTTTGCTATTCAGGTGGCTTCACGTTGAATAGCCTGAAGGCTGGTGCATCGCAGGTGATATCGGTGGATAGTTCCGCGTTGGCTATTGAGACGCTGGAAAAAAACGTAACTGAAAATGGATTTGGAGCCGGCCGGCATGAAGCGATATTGTCGGATGTGAATAAGCAGTTACGCAAGTTTATTGATGCGGGAGAAAAATTTGATGTCATTGTACTTGATCCGCCCAAATATGCACCATCCCGCTCTGCCTTGGAGCGTGCCTCGCGTGCGTATAAAGATTTGAATCGCCGGGGCCTCATGCTATTGCAGAGCGGAGGCTTATTAGCGACATTTTCCTGTTCAGGCGCTATGGACATGGATACTTTCAAACAAGTGCTTGCCTGGGCAGCATTGGATGCTGGCAAAGAAATCCAGTTTATCCGACAATTTCACCAGCCGGAAGACCATCCCGTCAGGGCATCTTTTCCTGAAGGCGAATACCTGAAAGGATTATTGGTGCGTGTATTATAA
- a CDS encoding MFS transporter yields the protein MIKEKTTRPIFSILFAVSMVHLLNDLIQGVIPATYPLLKEEHHLSFSQVGMITLVYQIAASIFQPVVGSFTDRRPVPYSQIIGMSFSLVGMLLFSQAHSYAWILVAVFLVGIGSSIFHPESSRVAYMASGGRRSMAQSIFQIGGNAGTALAPIIVAFLVLPRGQQAIAWMCLFTIVGQFISYYIGTWYKRRLEHVSRSVRKIIRVPDLPNSRIVTTVIILLLLIVSKYFYIASITNYFQFYTIKKFGINEVEAQVYLFYFLIAVALGTLLGGAFGDRFGRKYVIWFSVLGVAPFALALPYVGLTMTGILIVIIGLILSSAFPAIIVYAQELLPKKLGMVSGLFYGFAFGMGGIGSAVLGWQADHTSIEFIYHLCSYLPLIGVVAYYLPDLQKTPYKEVS from the coding sequence ATGATCAAAGAAAAAACAACTAGGCCTATTTTTTCGATTTTGTTTGCCGTAAGTATGGTTCACCTGCTGAATGATTTGATCCAGGGGGTGATTCCGGCAACGTATCCGCTTCTGAAGGAGGAACATCATCTGAGTTTTTCACAAGTGGGTATGATTACTCTGGTGTATCAGATTGCGGCTTCCATTTTTCAGCCTGTTGTAGGTTCCTTTACCGATCGGCGTCCCGTGCCTTACTCTCAGATTATCGGTATGTCGTTTTCCCTGGTTGGGATGTTGCTGTTTTCTCAGGCGCACAGCTATGCCTGGATTTTAGTTGCTGTTTTCTTAGTCGGTATAGGATCTTCGATCTTTCATCCGGAATCCTCCAGGGTAGCGTATATGGCTTCCGGCGGAAGGCGGAGTATGGCACAGTCGATTTTCCAGATTGGCGGGAATGCCGGTACAGCATTAGCACCGATTATTGTGGCCTTTCTGGTACTGCCCCGAGGGCAACAAGCTATCGCCTGGATGTGCTTATTTACGATCGTCGGCCAATTTATTTCGTATTATATCGGGACTTGGTACAAGCGCCGTCTTGAACATGTGTCCCGGTCTGTCAGGAAGATTATCCGTGTACCGGATCTTCCCAATTCACGTATCGTGACGACGGTGATTATCCTGTTGTTATTGATCGTGTCCAAATATTTTTATATTGCCAGTATCACCAACTATTTTCAGTTTTATACGATAAAAAAATTCGGGATCAATGAAGTTGAGGCACAGGTATACCTGTTTTATTTTCTGATTGCTGTCGCTTTGGGCACTTTATTAGGAGGAGCTTTCGGAGACCGCTTTGGTAGGAAATATGTTATATGGTTCTCCGTGCTGGGGGTGGCACCCTTCGCCTTAGCGCTTCCTTATGTGGGGCTTACCATGACCGGGATCTTAATTGTTATTATCGGTCTGATATTGTCATCTGCCTTTCCGGCAATTATCGTGTATGCTCAGGAGCTGTTACCTAAAAAACTAGGCATGGTCTCGGGTTTGTTTTATGGTTTTGCTTTTGGGATGGGGGGAATAGGATCGGCTGTGCTCGGATGGCAGGCAGATCATACTTCCATCGAGTTTATCTATCACTTGTGCTCCTACCTACCTTTGATCGGCGTGGTTGCATATTATTTGCCAGACTTGCAAAAGACACCTTATAAAGAGGTGTCGTAA
- a CDS encoding SGNH/GDSL hydrolase family protein, which produces MNTDRRSFIKKSIIGAGLLTSANILGNEAFAHEEAARPSKISLSKGDVILFQGDSITDVGRDRNNRNANDPVALGRGYALLAASQLLNKYAAKELKIYNTGISGNRVPDLQKRWAEDTVALKPAVLSILIGVNDFWRTIDRGAKTTVEEYKAQYQQLLQETLRQLPDVKLIIGEPFAVRGVGHITEAWYPKFLDYQEAARDIAQEFNAILIPYQKIYDNAQKTAPGAYWAADGVHPTLAGAQLMANAWMDCIK; this is translated from the coding sequence ATGAACACAGACCGCAGATCATTTATCAAAAAAAGCATTATTGGTGCTGGCCTTCTAACCAGCGCCAATATATTGGGCAACGAAGCTTTTGCCCACGAAGAAGCCGCCAGACCTTCCAAAATAAGTTTAAGCAAGGGAGACGTTATCCTCTTTCAGGGCGACTCGATTACCGATGTCGGCCGTGACAGAAATAACCGCAATGCCAACGATCCGGTAGCCCTGGGCCGGGGCTATGCGTTGCTCGCAGCCAGCCAGCTCCTCAATAAGTATGCTGCAAAGGAACTGAAAATTTACAATACCGGTATCAGCGGCAACCGCGTCCCCGATCTTCAAAAACGCTGGGCCGAGGACACGGTGGCACTCAAACCCGCAGTACTGAGCATTTTGATTGGTGTTAACGACTTTTGGCGGACAATAGACCGCGGTGCTAAAACTACCGTTGAAGAATACAAAGCGCAATATCAGCAACTGTTGCAGGAAACCTTACGGCAGCTTCCCGATGTGAAGTTAATTATCGGTGAACCTTTTGCTGTCAGAGGAGTGGGACACATCACAGAAGCCTGGTATCCCAAATTTCTGGATTATCAAGAAGCTGCACGTGATATAGCTCAAGAATTTAATGCGATACTTATACCCTATCAAAAAATATACGATAACGCCCAGAAAACGGCGCCCGGAGCTTATTGGGCTGCTGATGGAGTTCATCCAACACTTGCTGGTGCACAGCTCATGGCTAACGCCTGGATGGACTGCATCAAATAA